The Primulina huaijiensis isolate GDHJ02 chromosome 6, ASM1229523v2, whole genome shotgun sequence genomic sequence GCGAGTCTAGAGTGAGGCATGGAGAGAGGAGGCGAGAGGCTGCGAGAGAGGGCGAGGGGCTGGAGGAGAGGGTGAGTCGTGTGGAGAGGGAGGCGAGGCAAGGAGGACGAGATGGGTTGCAGGCTAGGCGGGTGAAGGGTGAGGCTATGGGCTAGGACGACGAGGCGAGGCTGCGAGGGAGGGGCTGTTGGCGAGGTGGGCGAAGGGCGAGGGCGAGCGTGAGAGGGGAGATGTTGGCAAGGCAAGGTGGCAAGGCGAGGGGCTAGGGCGAGAGTCTGCAGTGATGGGAGAGGGCTGCGCGGGGCGAGCACTCGAGCAAAGGGGCGAGGCGCGTTGAAAGGCGAGGGCGATTATAGGCGAGAGTCGGTGGGAGGGGCGAGGCTGGCTGTTGTGAGTCGAAGGGATGAGGGGTTGCGCGCAACATAGGCGAGGGCGAGAGGCTGGCTGCAAGGTAGGGGCTATTGGCGAAGGCAGGCGACGCGAGGAGGAGGTGAGGCTATGGAGTAGGCGAGGCGATGCGAGGATGAGGCAGGACTATGGGAAGGGGAAGAATGCACGGCTCACATATTGTAAGCTAAGGTCAGCGCAATTAATCAAACTTCGAACCTGCGATTCAGTTCGACTGGGGAGGGTAAGACTAGTGATATCCCATGAATGGGACCATCGAGATTAGACCCAAACAAGACTTTGGAAACCAGCCCATTCCTAGCCTAGGTAAGTTGCTCATGATGGATCTTATGTACGCTCTTATAAATACCATGTTTGAGTGTCCAATTCATTCATTCAATATATTGACTTTCAGCAGTACCCTTAGCTGCTATTTCATTTTATTCTCAGTATCTGACTTGAGGGTCGGAGAAGCTACGCGGTGACGCCCTCGCAGCCCCCTTCTAAAGGTCTCTTCTGTGATTTCAGGCTTAGAGTAAATTCGAGGTCTGCATTCGGGCTAATATCACCTACTGGAACTGAACCCTATATTTCTAGTGAGTATCACTTCTCATAAATGAGCCCATCGAAATTAGGCCCAACAAGAATTTGGACACCCAACCCATTCCTAATCTAGGTAAGTTGCCCATGATGGATATCATGTACACTTCTATAAATACTAGGTTTGAGTGttcaattcattcattcaatatatttactttcagcagcacccttaacTGCTCTCTCATTTTATTATCTGACTTCAGCGTCGGAGTGACTACTCCAGGATACCCTCTCGGCCCTCTTCTAACGGTTtcctttgtgatttcaggcttagAGTAAACTCGAGGTTTGCATTCGGGCTAGTATCACCTACTGGAATCGAACACTATATTTCTAGTGagtatgattattattttttgaataaaaatgaaattgattTGATAACTTTAAACGTAGAAGAATCAAACTTGATCATCTTAAATAGTTGTATGATCAAATTTGATTATCAATAAATGTATGAttcaaattgaaaaaataattatcacTCGTATGAAGTATGAgaacaaacataaaaaaaaccccaatattaaattaaatatattttataatccAAAAACTTTTAAACATTTCCCCCCATTTGCAGTAGTTTTACTTCTGATTGggatgttaaaaaaatattaattaaaagttATGTGGTTTTTGTATTTTCACATAAGAGGCCGTTTGCCTTTAACTCAATTCGATACTCAAATGAACAAATTATGAAaactaattaatcactaatgtCCATGGTtcctaaaataaatttttactcaAGTCTAATCGAGCATCATActactcgagctcgactcgaaAAAATTTAGCGTAATCGAACTCAATCTCGACTTGATCGAGTATTATTTTTCAAGCTCGAACTCGATCAAGAACGTATCGAATTATTCGATCTCGAGCTTAATTTAAAGTATATTTTAATTCTAAATATATTCTaatagttatatatttatatattcaaatattcgaGCTCGAACCGATTAAAGATTTGAACTACTCAAACTCATTAAAATCAAACTCGACTTGAATTTTGATTAGATTACTCACACGCTACTCAGATAGGGATATAATCGAGGCATGCCGAGCCAAACCGAGCCGAAATATTCAATATTTGAGCTTGAAtcgtttataatcgagccgAGCTTGAGCTTTATCTAACTAATATATTTATGACTCACGATTTTATCCAAGTTTTATCAAACCTAAAACGaacttaataaatataaatttcattagaaagtaaattatgtatttagagaaaaatataatatctattctatattataataattgaatgggttaaaAAAACTGTTTGAGAACaccaatatttttttactttttttaccATTCTTTTCAACACCAAaaaatctttcttttttctaccttaatattattacatttttttattgaaattaaatttaatagaaaaatagattttttgtcacacaaaataatatattaatattcatattaaattataaatatccaatatttattctataaattgattaaacaatatttcaaatatataatattatgttacaCGCTGATTCttattaaaaattagaaatttattctaataaataaatttttaattttttctataattattatttttcatccaTGAGATAACTCGCAAACTTACTAATGAAAATATTCACACACTAACGAATCGAATATCATAAAAACCGAGCTTGATTCGTCATTTGTAagaattttattaaacaaagtCAAACAAATTTTTATGGAATCAAATTTCGAAAAATCGATAAACGATTTGGTCAGTATACGTTCGATATCTggaataacatattattttgtatCCTAGGTAGGACCTTGACCTCGGATCCAACAAAATTCCACCACATCATTCCGCTCACTTGCAGCTCTAGAGCTCTTCGCCAATGGCGGAAGTGTATTTCTCCTTCTTCTCCCTCTTCCTGATAATCCCCATCTGTCTCCTCATCATCCTCTACTTCATATGCCGCCCCAATCCAGTCCGCGTCCAGATCAAGAACCGCCACGTCCTCATTACCGGAGGCTCCAGCGGCATCGGCCTCGCCCTCGCCCACCACTGCACCCAGGAGGGCGCTGAAGTCACACTCCTTGCCCGCAGCGTCTCCAAGCTTGAGGAGGCCAAGCAATCCATCAAGCTCGCAACTGGTCGCGACGTCAGCGTCTACAGCGCTGACGTGAGGGACTACGAGGCTGTGAAGCgggtggtggaggaggtgggCCCAATCGACGTGCTTGTGTGCAACCATGGGGTGTACGTGCCGCAAGAATTGGAGGAACAGGAACTGGAGGAGATTAGGTTCATGATCGATGTGAATCTGGTCGGTACTTTTCATTTGATAAAAGCAGCCTTGCCCGGCATGAAGAAGAATCGGGCGGAGAAAGGACCCGGTTCGATTGCTATAATGTCGTCGCAGGCTGGTCAGGTATAAAATCTAGACTGATATCCTATCAGATTTGGAATTATGATTACTCATACGACCTCCAACATTAAATCAATGGACGGGTTTCTGATTTCAATTCAAGGAAATGTAAGAAATATCAGCTATATTTGTAGAATCCTACTTTTGAagcttttccttttattttgcAGTTTGTCAAAGACGGTCTATTTGTGTGTGTTTAAGGTTTTTCACCAACTTAATGCTGTGTACATCTTCTTGTGTCACTGATTTATGTTATCAGTTCGAATATTCAATTAATCTGCGAGGTTTCACAGCATTCATTTATTGATGATTGCTTTTAATTAGCATCTATATGTTTGTATGCTAGCCTAGGAGAGTAAAGGGAATGTATGGATCAGCTGGTGCTCCACCAGTACAAACAAATGGAATATGAGTATGTTCGACATTATTGAGATTCTTGTATGCATATGTAGGTTGTCTTAAGCAAGAAGTTCGATTTTGTTTTCGTTAACATCCAAGTCACTTGCATTTTCAACTCATTTTACCATGTTCTCTAAAACAATATTGGCTCTGCCTAAAAGCATTATTTTTTCAGAAACCTTGCTGTACGCACCATAAACACCAAAATACTGAAAGAAAAGGTTCTGGAATTGATGTGTGTTAGTATCTTCCCATGGCTTTTTGTTAAGGGGTTTGGGTTAATTTTTAAGACAGCTATTAGGATGTTACAGATGTTATTGCAAGTTCTTCTTAAGTGTCCTTTTCCGACTTTCCCTTGTcttatattttgttaattttctaAGACTGTAAGGAGTATGTTACGGATGTTATTGCAAGTTCTTCTCGATGTTTCCTCTTCTGGTCATCCCTTTTCTTATGTTTTTGTCAGGTTGGTATATACGGTTACGCAGCCTATTCAGCCAGTAAGTTTGGCCTCAAGGGTTTGGCAGAAGCATTGCAACAAGAGGTCATCGAAGACAACATTCATGTCTCTTTAATCTTCCCTCCAGACACTGAAACACCTGGTTTTGCTGAAGGTCCATATCTGTTTTAATGTTATCTCATATGATTTGTTTCCATTAACATGTAACAGGGAATTCAAGCATGATGATTATATTAAGTCAGTATGAGGAATTGCATCCTTCAAATATGATTTTTTCCCCAATCTCTACGCTAACATCTGGAATTAGCCCTCGCCAGGATATAATGATACCTTTGGGAGTTCTTTTGCATTAAAGTGTCTTTTCTGAGTTCAATGCTACACTTCCTCATAGAAGTGAAAACTGAAAAGAAATCGCATCTTTTTCTTCGCCCTTATAATAGGCATTTCTATGTTGAttgttttatattgaaatatttatctGCAATTGCAGAGACCAGAAGAAGGCCAAAACTTGTGAGTATAGTAGCTGCTTCTTCTGTCATCTTGTTTTAGTGTTATGTCATAATTCATATTATTTGTGTTCCTAATAACATGTAACGGGGAATTTCATGATGATTATATTATGTGTATACGAGGAAATGCTGCCTTCAACTCTCATTTCAACTCTATGCTGACTTCTGGAATTAGCCTTAGTCAGAATATAATGATACCTTTGAGAGTACTTTCAATTGCCCTGATGTCTCTTTTCTGCTACACTTCTTTTTAGAAGTGAAAAAATCGCATCCTTTTCACCCTTTATAGTATGCATTTCTATGTCCTGTGGGGTATTGAAATTTTGTCTGCTAATTACAGAGACCAAAAGAAGGCCAAAACTTACGAGTATAATAGCTGCTTCATCTGGTGCGATGAAAGCTGATGAAGTTGCCAAAAAATCTTTGATTGGAATTATGTCGGGTACCTTCATCGTTCCCTGCAACTTCGAGGGATTTTTGCTTTCTATAGCAACCGCTGGTCTATCGCCTCAGAGATCGTATCTGATGGCGTTTGTGGAGATAATGACCGCTGGCATAATGCGTCTTGCTGGCCTATTTTTTCAATGGAATTGGTTCAAGAGCATAAAAAAATGGCATGCCGAGAAATAATGTTTATATATGCAGATTGGTATCTTGCTTTGAATGTTTCCTCTTGTAGCAGTTATATTTGACGTTCTGTGGTGACTGATGGCTGTAGTTGCTAAAGAAAAATAAGGATGGTCACATCTTGCTAGCAAGGAAATTATCTCTTTTGCCATACTTTTGTACACGATTTGTGTGTCCGGCTCAAGAGTCACTTAGTATACATTCTTAGCTTAATGGTAGCCTGTTTTTTGCTCATCGAATGGATTTATTTCTATTGGTTTTGACCGAAATGGTGTCAGAAAAAATGGAGGAATAACATGTCATCGAAGGTTTTATTTGGTAGAAATATATTAGTAAgaaacaattatcaaatgtagaAACTTAATTGAGATGGAATGAGTAATTGGAGTGGAGGAagcatataatttatttttctattttttaaaatattttatttatttgtaataatACCCAAGTTTGAAACCGCAAT encodes the following:
- the LOC140979406 gene encoding 3-dehydrosphinganine reductase TSC10A-like; its protein translation is MAEVYFSFFSLFLIIPICLLIILYFICRPNPVRVQIKNRHVLITGGSSGIGLALAHHCTQEGAEVTLLARSVSKLEEAKQSIKLATGRDVSVYSADVRDYEAVKRVVEEVGPIDVLVCNHGVYVPQELEEQELEEIRFMIDVNLVGTFHLIKAALPGMKKNRAEKGPGSIAIMSSQAGQVGIYGYAAYSASKFGLKGLAEALQQEVIEDNIHVSLIFPPDTETPGFAEETKRRPKLTSIIAASSGAMKADEVAKKSLIGIMSGTFIVPCNFEGFLLSIATAGLSPQRSYLMAFVEIMTAGIMRLAGLFFQWNWFKSIKKWHAEK